The region TGCCATCATGCTGCGCGGGCTCCGTTTTGTTTCTTCGGCGTGGCAAGTGCCGCAAGTTTGGCTGACCACGCGAAAGTCGCCCGGATTAATAAAACGGACAAAATCGCGGCTTTCCCTTGCTAACAGAGTATTTGTTCTTTCAGGGTTGCGGCTGGAGCAGTTGCCGTTCCTACATCCCCATTCCTTTGGAAATTTCGGCTGGACATGAGCATCTTTTTGCGTCGTTGCTGCAGGATTGCCGCCGTGACAAGCGGTGCAGCTAAGGTCTTGAGCATCTTTGCCATCTTTAAGCGTTTCGTACACATCGCCGCTGCTGTTAAATTTGTGCATCGGCTCGATATTATTGTGGCAAGTCAGACAGCCTTCCATCGGAGCTTCGTTGGATTGTGAAGGTGCGGGCGAAGAAGGTAGAGTTTTCGTGATTGTTTGTGTGACAGGAGGCGTGTCGTTCAATTTTGCAAGCACCGCGCTCTTCCAAACGGCAGCGGCCACAAAACAAGCAAAAGTGAGCAGGACGATCAGCTTGATCTTTTTATGCATGTTCGTTACTGCGGACATTTTTCCTTACCTCTTCTCTTAAAAAATCAGTTTCATTTGGCTGAACATCGAATATTGCGGTTTGGACGGATTGATGACATCGCCCGAGCAGAAATTCGGTATCGGGCAATTTCGATCCCTGTCAGTGTAAATATCTTTGAATCCTTTGCCCGCAAAAAATACGCTGCCGCCAAATGTGAATGTAACGTTATTTATTAGCCAGGGGCGATAAACGACACCAAGACTAAGGTCACCGCCGATCTCATGGCGAATGCGAGGCTGGAAAAGTGTGTATTCGAGCGATTCTGTTCGATGAAAGCGGAGGTAATTTGCGTTGAATATGGCTTTTACGGTTTGCGTTATCTCCGCGTCAGCACCGAGATTGAAGATCTCAATTCCAGGATTTACAAAATTTGCCTGTCCCTCGGTCTTGCTCGAACGCAGCGTCGGCAAAAGGCTGTTTCCCTGAACCAAACCCACTTCGGTCGATACGAGGCGAATTCCTTGTCGGTTCCAGTACGAAAACTGCCCGCCGACAAAATTTGGATCATCCAGGATCGCGTCAAATCCCGTTGCTTTATCATCCGTCGGATCTTTATCACCTGACGCAAAGAAAACCGATGCCCGAAACCGAAGCCAGTCCCGGTCGATCGAGGCCTCAGCTGCAGCCATATGTGCCCTGATATTTGTTTTGCGGCCCGCTATCGAATTGAAATCGTCGCGGCCAAAAGCGAAATAGTAAGAGTTCGATAAATTCAACAAGCCGATGTGACCATCGCCATTAAAACCTATGTAACCAGCCTTAACGTCATGCTCGCGGGCACTGCCGATCAATGCCGGACGCACGAGAAAGCCGTTCTCGTCGTAATGAGTACGTCCACGGTCATCGTTGTAAGCGCCTATGGCCTGGATCGTGTAACCTTTCGTCAGAAAATCCTGGCGATAAAAATTGGCTATGTAAATATTCTGATTCCGCGTGTGAAATGTGTTCAGGTTGCTATTCGTGTCCTTTTCGAGCTGATGGAAATAAACGACATTGAACTGATTTCTATTATTTGAAAACGCTCCAAAGAAACGTGCGCCTAAATTGTTGTCCGAATACAAAAAGCCGCGAAAATCGGCGTTGAACGGCTGAATGCCGGCACGAATAAATGCGGCGTCATAGTTATCATTCGTGTCGAATAGTTTTACTTCGGCAAACGCGTCTTCAAGCGATGCATGAAAGTCGGTTCGAGTCGTACCGCGACGGACATCGATATTTACGATGCCGTTCTCGCGTGCATTCAGGTAATTTGGAACACTGAATGTCGGTGATATCTTTATGGCCCATGTCCGAGGCCTAAAAACAGTGTCACCTCTGAAAAACTCGAATGAAACTTGAACTGTTTGATTGAACGAGAGGCTTTCAGGACGGCCAAAGAAGTTGTTGCTGTTCGGGTCAGCGGTGCTGACATTATTTCCTGAAGGTGTCCGGCGTATTTCTACGCCAGTCGTACTCGTTCCGGACAAGATCATAAAGTACTTGTCGCCGATGATCGGGAAATCACCTTTCAACACATTTTGGTCGTAAGGGTTGTACCAAGCATTTCGCTTAAATGGAATATCGCGTCCGCGAGCACCTTTATCGCCATAACGATCATATTCAGGAAACTCATAACGCCAGCGGTCGCGGACCTCGCGTCGATCGGCAATAGGTTTCGTTGCGGTTTCTTTTTTTTCTGTATCCTCAGGTTTGGTTTCTTTTTGAGTATTGACGACCTTAAATTCAATTTTTCTGTCACCGTTGTCGATGATAACGTTCTCGAGGATCGGGCATTTTTCTTTCTTACGGTCGCAGAACAAATTTGAAAAAACACCGTATTCGGCTGCTTTACCTTGATCAAAACGTGCTTCAAATGGCGATCCGACAGTTATGCGATAAGCACCTGCACGCAATCGGAAAGAATAATCGCCGTTGGATTTTGTGATCTGAGTAGAATCTTTGCTTGATGTCTGGTCGGTGACGATCACGGTCACGCCTGCGACCGGCTTGCCTTCGTCGTCAACGACCCTGCCAGTAAGACGTCCGCCCGACGATTGGGCATAGTTAATTGAAGCTATAGTTGCAGCTAAAAAAGTGAGAAAAAGGACACGTTTGGGAAAACTCAACGACATAGCGTAAATTCTTCCAACAAAACCTCGGGGCAAAATAAATTAAAATTCTTTTCGATGTTGCTGACAGACGTTGTAACATAAATTGGGACAAAAACCAAACATTAAAATAACTTGACTATCGGGCGGGTTTGTATAATATTCAGAAACACCATGAAAAGTAAACAACTGGTAAAGAAGTTTAAGTTTTTTGCCGGATTTGTGATCTTGCTGATTTTGGGCATCAACACAAACGCGCAGAACAGCCTAACAGTTGCGGATGTGCAGCGGATCATTGCTCAGGCGGTTTCGGAGGCCGTCGCATCTAATCAGAAGGTAACCGTTTCGGTGGTGGATAAGGAAGGACATGTTCTAGGAACTTTCGTTATGACCGGCGCTGCGGCGACGACCACGATACGCGGCACGGGCAGAGCTGGGCAAGGTTTTGAGAATGTTACAGTTCCGGCGCGTTTTGCTTCGTTGTCAAAGGCTGGCACCGGTGCTCTGCTGTCGTCTGGCGGAAACGCTTTTTCGACGCGAACCGCTTCGTTTATTATTCAGGAACATTTTCCGGCTGGAATTGACAATACGCCTGGCGGTCCGCTGTTCGGCGTCCAGTTTTCGTCACTGAGATGCTCGGATGTTGTGATAGCGGGGCTTCCGCTTGGGTTATCGGGCGATGCTGGAGGAATTCCGCTTTATAAGAACGGTATTGAAGTCGGTGGCATAGGCGTCGAGGGAGACGGCCTTTATACTATCGACACAAATCCGCGTGATAGTGACCAGTCTTTTGAAGAAAAGATAGCTGTTGCCGGGTCGCGTGGGTTTGAGGCTCCGGCGTTGATTCGTGCCGATAATATTCTCGTAGCCGGAATTAGATTTCCGTTTGCGAACATCAGTACTTCCGATTTTCCCGCAGCGACGGCGATCCCTTTTGGCAGTTTGCCGGGAGCGGTTGATCCATCGGATCCGATCATCGCTGCGCCTGCTAGTGATTTTGTTCCAAGAACATTGAACGGAGTCAGCGGACAGGCCAGCGCACGGTTTCCGACTGTTGCAGGTTCCGCTTTGACGGTTGCTGAGGTCGATCAGATACTCGGAGCAGCGGCCGGTGTTGCCAATATTACTAGGGCCGGTATTCGCCAGCCGATCGGCAGCAATGCTCGTGTTAACATAGCCGTCGTCGATACGGACGGAAGAGTTTTGGGATTTTTTCGCCAGGTTGATGCCCCTGTTTTCGGATTTGATGTTTCTGTGCAGAAGGCTCGATCGGTGAATTTTATGTCGCGCCCAGACGCCGCTGCTAAAATTACCGGGGCCGGAGCTAACACAAACGGCGTCGTATTCGCTTCATATGTTAACCGTGCAAATGCCGACGGAATTGCGTTAAACGGAACCATTGCATTCAGCGACCGCGGGTTTGGTTTTCTTCATCGGCCTTTGTTTCCAGATGGTATAAACGGAACAGACGCCGGGCCGTTCAGCAGGCCGCTTGCGGATTTCAGCCCTTTTAATAACGGACTACAGACCGACCTGGTCTTTGACAAGGTTGCTGCTCCGCTGCCAATGTGCCGCAGCGCGGTAATAGAAAAACGCACGGCAATGCCGCCGTTTTGCCAGTGCACACCAATTTCGGAATTGAAAAACGGTTTACAGATCTTTGCGGGCGGCATTCCGCTTTATCGCGGCAATACGCTTATCGGTGCGATCGGTATCAGCGGTGACGGTATCGAACAGGATGATCTGATCGCGGCCGGCGGAGCAAATTTGTTTCCGGCTCCGCTAGCTATGCGTTCTGACAATTTTTTTGTTCGCGGCGTTCGTCTTCCGTTTGTAAAATTTCCGCCAAGGCCGTTTTTACCCTAAAAAACAATGCTTCGTCTTTGTTGGCAGTTTTTAATTGCTTTACTTGTTCTGTCGGGCTGTCCTGCGGTTTATGCGCAAACTGCGTCTAAAACGACAGGTTCATTGGTGATTAACGGCCGTGCGAAAACGACATCAAAAACCGTTGTTCTCAAGAAGAAAAGGTTCTACCTTTTTCGCGGCGACCGTGAAGCAAACAGGACGCTGATCGAAAATCTTAAGGCGGCGAACCTGCCATCGCGTGATTGCTTCTATTGCCAACTGAAAGCAAGCGCCGAATTTATGCAGTGGTTGAAAGCTGGTGACGGCAATTGTGAATCTATTCATTGCCGCGAGATATCGCAGGAAGATATTACAAACGTGCCAGAGTTTCAAATAGCGTTTCAAAAGGGAACAAAACCTTTCGCAAAGAAACCGGAATTGGCGCGCAAGTGGCTTGTTACAAATCTCGAACCGGGCTTTCGTACAGGACTTTACGATGCGCGAAAGGCAATGATCGACGGCCTGCTGAAAGATCTGCCCGCAGAACGACTGCCGGTCCAGTCTGCGATGACTGACAACAGCTCGTCGGCACTGGCCAATTTTTCAAGCATTCCATTGACCGCTGCGACCGAAAAATTCATATTTGCTAATCTGGTACCTGTCGAGATCGGTGAAAAAAGCTATGTATGGATCTGCGAGGTCGATATTGGAAAGGACAAAAAAACGCCGATCCTCGATGCACCGGAAAGCAGTAAGATCATTAAGAAATGTGAAGTGATCGTTAGAGATTTGCCGGATTGCAAAGCGGGAACCTGTGATCAGAAATGAAGTATTGCCTGAGATTCATTTTTATTGGTTTAGGGGCTGTTATCTTCGCCGGTAGCTTTCTACAACATTCTACGGCTCAAAAGGCGGCCAAAAATTTTTCGCATACCACGAAGTCCCACCAATTTGCCGACTGTAAGATTTGCCATACACTACCGACGCGAAATTGGATGTCGCCGAGAGCGGATAAGGCAGAACCATTTCCTGATGTGACGGACTACCCATTTAACCTGCCCGACACAAAGGGTGCGGCGAAGCATACTGCATGTTTCGGATGCCATACTAATGACATTTACAGCAACGGCGGTGTATTTTGCGCTGGATGTCACCTAGCATCGGGGCCGCGTGCAAGACCAGGTAAAGGGCTACGACCATTCCCAAATAAAGCTCACCCAACACAGTTCACGACGATCTTTCCACACGACGCTCATCAGGACATCGTTGCGTCGAATCGAAGGACGGATATCGCGGTCGGCCATATAGTTTTGGCTAGTTACACGAATGAGGCTGAGAACAAGAAGACGGAATTTTATAATTGTTCGGTCTGTCATCAAACTGCCAAAACCTTGCCAAAGTATGCAGTTCGAAAACCGGACTCGGATCAAAAACTACCTGTCGCTGTTCCGGACAGTTTTAGACCAACAGCAGATTATTTCAAAGATGTTCCGATGAATCACGCGTCGTGCTTCAACTGCCACTATCAGCGTATACAACCCGTTTCCACAAACTGCTCGGGCTGTCATAAACTTGCGGACAAGCCTTATTTTGAGGCGACGATTGTAGAACGTTCATCGCTAAAATTTAGCCATGAGCAGTTAGGCAAGAAATCGCAGGTCGGTGAGCGTGTTCACGCGAAGGACTGCATGACCTGTCATCTTCGCACTGCCGGAAGTTCCGATCTGCAGGCCTTAAAGAAAAACACCGAGCCTGAAGTGCCGTTTTCTACCTGTGTTTCTTGTCATAGCGACGATATAAAGGATCAACTGGAGAAGCGGGAAAAAGACAAGAAGTTTCAGTGTAATTACTGTCACACGTCGGTTATCGGCCGATATGACAAACCCGAGAGCCATCACGAATAAAAGCAAAGAATGAAAAACGTGCCGCGTTCAAAACAAGTGTTGAAAACCGCGCTCGTTTTCGGATGCGCCGTGTTTTTTGCGGCAGCCTGCATTCAACAAGCAGCGAGATCGCCCGTGACGCTTACTTCTGCAGAGACACCGGATGCAATTCCGCAACGAGCATCGAGCAAGACTTTCGAAGACTTTTCACACAAGATTCCTGAGCATACACAATTTGCCTGTAATACTTGTCATCAGCGAGAGGATCGCGGCGTCAAGAGCAAATTAGGCGGACATGAATCCTGTATAGGGTGTCATCTGAATCAATTTGTGGACGAAGATCAGGTTATGTGTGCGATCTGTCACACAGATACAAAAGGGCAAGATCCGCCAGTCAAGGCTTTTCCGACAAAGTTTATCGAGGGCTTCAATATGAAGTTTGACCATGCGGTTCATGAAAGAGGTGAGGCTCGTCCTGCGGAAGGATGTGCCGCGTGCCACGAACCGTCAGGGCCGGGAAAAACAATACCAGTTGGTTTTCAAGCCCACGCAAATTGCTATGGATGCCATACTGCCGAAAGCAAGCTCGGCCAATGCAGCGTATGTCATCAATTGGCCCCATACAACCGGACACTTCAGTCTGAATACAATTTCAAAGCGATCTTTTCGCACCGGGACCATAACGGAGTAGGCTGCAACGAATGTCATAACGTCGTTGCCAATGCTCCAAATGCGCGTCAGGTGACCAATATTCAAATACTCCAACATAGGACAAGTCCCGGCAACAATTGCCTTCAATGTCACAACGGGAGACGGGCATTTACAGGCAACAATAGATTTGATGTAAACAGCTGCCTTCGTTGTCACGGAGGCAGCGTTTATACTCAGTTGCCGTCCGGAACATATGCCGATACGGCAGAAGAAGCTCCGGCGACTGAAAACTAGTCAATTCTACACTCGTTGCGCAGGGCTAAAGCAAGTAATTGCAGCATTTAGATCGATATAGGATCGATATGGGGCAAAAATGGCATCGGGCGCCCCCCTAAAAGCCATCGGAGAACCCACAAAAAGCCATATTTGAACTCCAAAAAGCCATCTAAAAATCAGAATATTTCCTTACGATGGTCTAACCTTGGCGGCGTTGGCAGGATGGTCGGAATGGTCGGCAGGCGCACGCAAATCGCAAAGGAAAACACACTAAGTTTACAAACTAAGACACTGCTCAGGTTCGCAAAAATATTGACTTCACGTTGAAAAGGGTTTTTAATTGTTTGTGCTATGAAAAATACAGTTAAGTTGATTTTTGTATCTGTTTTTGCGCTCGGTGCATTGTTTATTTTTTTGAGCGGCACGAGTCTTTCAACGACCAATGCGGCTGTTTTTTCAGGATTGTTTGCCCAGCCAACTCCGCCCAAGAATACGAACACAAAATCTCCTGAAGCGAACAGCAAACCGACGTCGGTTAATGCAGCCGCAAATGTCGCTGTAAATTCTAATTCCGTCAAGGCAGTGCCGGCAGCGACCGGAACCCCTTCCACGACTGCGGCGAATACCGTTCCAGCATCCGGCGGCAAAACGATATCAAAGACCTTTAAACTCGGTTTGGATAGTCAATCAGAATATGGCGAAGCCTTTTTTGATCATGATTCGCATGCTTTTAAGAATTACAGCCCCGATGGTAAATCTGTTGTCGGATGTGTTGAATGTCACCATACCGATCAGCCGAAATCGGCGCTTCAGGCACCATATGTAACGTCTGAACGGGACGTGGTGTTAACGCTTGATGCGTGGCAAAAGTCTAGCCAGAAAGTGAGCAGTTGCCGAGACTGTCATTTTCAGGATGGAAACGTTCCTGACGGAAAGACAATGCCGACGGCTAACAAGAAGGACCTGAACAACCAACTCGCCTATCACATCAATTGCAATTCGTGTCATGATGCTGCCTACAAGCTGAGGCCGGAATTAAAATCTCGTAAAGGATTTGCGACCGCAAAAGACTGCGCCGTTTGTCACAAAGTGGATTGATCAATGGGATTGCAGCAATGCGACAAATGCGGGGAAATGGTTGACGAGGCCAAGGCATTTTGCCCCGGTTGCGGCAATGCGTTTGTCGAGGAAGAAAAAAGGCAGGAAGCATCAAAGTTTGAGAAATTGGAAAGCACGGTCCAATACGGTCAGACAATGTACAATCAGATGCTTGAGGACATGGGGCTGAACATTGTAGGCGCTCCGAGTTCCGTTGAAAAACGAGTTGAGGTTGTCGTGCCGGTGAAAACAGAGATCGTGTTGCCGGTAAAGACAGCTAAGACTGTAACCGTAAAACCTGCGGTAACGGAGCAGGACACAATCGCGGAAAAGCATAAACCTGTAAGCTATACAAAATGGTATATTCTACTCGGAGTAGCGGCAGTTTTTCTTTTGCCGCTAGCTCTGGCGTCCACAATCTTTGTTATTTTTGAAATTTGGTCGCGTTTTAAGTAAAAGTCCGAA is a window of Chloracidobacterium sp. DNA encoding:
- a CDS encoding carboxypeptidase regulatory-like domain-containing protein produces the protein MSLSFPKRVLFLTFLAATIASINYAQSSGGRLTGRVVDDEGKPVAGVTVIVTDQTSSKDSTQITKSNGDYSFRLRAGAYRITVGSPFEARFDQGKAAEYGVFSNLFCDRKKEKCPILENVIIDNGDRKIEFKVVNTQKETKPEDTEKKETATKPIADRREVRDRWRYEFPEYDRYGDKGARGRDIPFKRNAWYNPYDQNVLKGDFPIIGDKYFMILSGTSTTGVEIRRTPSGNNVSTADPNSNNFFGRPESLSFNQTVQVSFEFFRGDTVFRPRTWAIKISPTFSVPNYLNARENGIVNIDVRRGTTRTDFHASLEDAFAEVKLFDTNDNYDAAFIRAGIQPFNADFRGFLYSDNNLGARFFGAFSNNRNQFNVVYFHQLEKDTNSNLNTFHTRNQNIYIANFYRQDFLTKGYTIQAIGAYNDDRGRTHYDENGFLVRPALIGSAREHDVKAGYIGFNGDGHIGLLNLSNSYYFAFGRDDFNSIAGRKTNIRAHMAAAEASIDRDWLRFRASVFFASGDKDPTDDKATGFDAILDDPNFVGGQFSYWNRQGIRLVSTEVGLVQGNSLLPTLRSSKTEGQANFVNPGIEIFNLGADAEITQTVKAIFNANYLRFHRTESLEYTLFQPRIRHEIGGDLSLGVVYRPWLINNVTFTFGGSVFFAGKGFKDIYTDRDRNCPIPNFCSGDVINPSKPQYSMFSQMKLIF
- a CDS encoding heme-binding protein, yielding MKSKQLVKKFKFFAGFVILLILGINTNAQNSLTVADVQRIIAQAVSEAVASNQKVTVSVVDKEGHVLGTFVMTGAAATTTIRGTGRAGQGFENVTVPARFASLSKAGTGALLSSGGNAFSTRTASFIIQEHFPAGIDNTPGGPLFGVQFSSLRCSDVVIAGLPLGLSGDAGGIPLYKNGIEVGGIGVEGDGLYTIDTNPRDSDQSFEEKIAVAGSRGFEAPALIRADNILVAGIRFPFANISTSDFPAATAIPFGSLPGAVDPSDPIIAAPASDFVPRTLNGVSGQASARFPTVAGSALTVAEVDQILGAAAGVANITRAGIRQPIGSNARVNIAVVDTDGRVLGFFRQVDAPVFGFDVSVQKARSVNFMSRPDAAAKITGAGANTNGVVFASYVNRANADGIALNGTIAFSDRGFGFLHRPLFPDGINGTDAGPFSRPLADFSPFNNGLQTDLVFDKVAAPLPMCRSAVIEKRTAMPPFCQCTPISELKNGLQIFAGGIPLYRGNTLIGAIGISGDGIEQDDLIAAGGANLFPAPLAMRSDNFFVRGVRLPFVKFPPRPFLP
- a CDS encoding cytochrome c3 family protein translates to MKNTVKLIFVSVFALGALFIFLSGTSLSTTNAAVFSGLFAQPTPPKNTNTKSPEANSKPTSVNAAANVAVNSNSVKAVPAATGTPSTTAANTVPASGGKTISKTFKLGLDSQSEYGEAFFDHDSHAFKNYSPDGKSVVGCVECHHTDQPKSALQAPYVTSERDVVLTLDAWQKSSQKVSSCRDCHFQDGNVPDGKTMPTANKKDLNNQLAYHINCNSCHDAAYKLRPELKSRKGFATAKDCAVCHKVD
- a CDS encoding zinc ribbon domain-containing protein, coding for MGLQQCDKCGEMVDEAKAFCPGCGNAFVEEEKRQEASKFEKLESTVQYGQTMYNQMLEDMGLNIVGAPSSVEKRVEVVVPVKTEIVLPVKTAKTVTVKPAVTEQDTIAEKHKPVSYTKWYILLGVAAVFLLPLALASTIFVIFEIWSRFK